The proteins below are encoded in one region of Microbispora sp. NBC_01189:
- a CDS encoding cellulose binding domain-containing protein: MSTLRTTRPALALLMGAVVAAQTLAGIPSAGAETMPVNVTVNTRAALAVASDTAVGTNHAIWDSNLGTNETADLLKSAGVKMLRYPGGSYADIYHWKTHTAPGGYVAPNTDFDTFIRGAQRTGAQPIVIANYGTGTAEEAADWVKYANVTKGYGVKYWEIGNENYGNGHYGADWEADDHADKTPAEYARNVVKYADAMKAVDPTVKIGAVLTTPANWPDGIVADGDQATWNDTVLSIAASKVDFVVLHWYPPHSDVADVLTKTAHIPDMIYMVKQQIARHAGARAGDIGISMTEINSGIAYNTQPAALFAADAYAGLMEQGLFTIDWWNVHNGIGTVSTVAGQTDYGDFGMLSSAGCTGDVCEPPFNTPFAPYHAISMVSAFARPGDQFVRAATDEPLVAAHAVRRPNGDLAVLLVNRDPDGERQVKIGYAGFTPAGEAPTVSSLTNGATSVSTGRGGTATTQTLPPYSVTTLVLHPSAATTGAPTAPGQPTVGGVTDRTATISWPAAAPGAAPVAKYEIHRQNGAVSEQLGETSVTSYVVHNLNPGTRYTVNVIARDTAGRVSWASAPLTFTTGSPDESSCAVRLTDTADWASGFVGNVDITNTGTAALDGWTLNFTWPTTWQSVSSGWSANWTQSGKSVTVTSTPDNRKLAPGATTSIGFVGAYSGPNVLPAAFTLNGTVCTTR, translated from the coding sequence ATGAGCACCCTGCGTACCACCAGGCCGGCCCTCGCGCTCCTCATGGGCGCAGTGGTGGCCGCCCAGACCCTCGCGGGCATCCCCTCCGCCGGCGCGGAGACGATGCCGGTCAACGTCACCGTCAACACCCGCGCGGCCCTGGCGGTCGCGTCCGACACCGCCGTGGGCACCAACCACGCGATCTGGGACTCCAACCTCGGGACGAACGAGACCGCGGACCTCCTCAAGTCCGCCGGCGTGAAGATGCTGCGCTACCCCGGCGGGTCGTACGCCGACATCTACCACTGGAAGACCCACACCGCCCCCGGCGGCTACGTCGCCCCCAACACCGACTTCGACACCTTCATCCGCGGCGCGCAGCGCACCGGCGCGCAGCCGATCGTCATCGCCAACTACGGCACCGGCACCGCCGAGGAGGCCGCCGACTGGGTCAAGTACGCCAACGTCACCAAGGGCTACGGCGTCAAGTACTGGGAGATCGGCAACGAGAACTACGGCAACGGCCACTACGGCGCCGACTGGGAGGCCGACGACCACGCCGACAAGACCCCGGCCGAGTACGCCAGGAACGTCGTGAAGTACGCGGACGCGATGAAGGCCGTCGACCCCACCGTCAAGATCGGCGCGGTGCTCACCACCCCCGCCAACTGGCCCGACGGCATCGTCGCCGACGGTGACCAGGCCACCTGGAACGACACCGTCCTGTCGATCGCCGCCTCGAAGGTCGACTTCGTCGTCCTGCACTGGTATCCCCCGCACAGCGACGTCGCCGACGTCCTCACCAAGACCGCGCACATCCCCGACATGATCTACATGGTCAAGCAGCAGATCGCCAGGCACGCGGGCGCCCGCGCCGGTGACATCGGCATCTCCATGACCGAGATCAACAGCGGGATCGCGTACAACACCCAGCCCGCCGCGCTGTTCGCCGCCGACGCCTACGCGGGCCTGATGGAACAGGGCCTGTTCACGATCGACTGGTGGAACGTCCACAACGGGATCGGCACCGTCAGCACCGTCGCCGGACAGACCGACTACGGCGACTTCGGCATGCTGTCCAGCGCCGGCTGCACGGGGGACGTCTGCGAACCCCCCTTCAACACGCCCTTCGCGCCCTACCACGCGATCTCCATGGTCAGCGCGTTCGCACGGCCCGGCGACCAGTTCGTCCGCGCGGCCACCGACGAGCCGCTGGTCGCCGCCCACGCCGTCCGCCGCCCCAACGGTGACCTCGCCGTGCTGCTGGTCAACCGCGACCCCGACGGCGAGCGCCAGGTGAAGATCGGCTACGCCGGGTTCACCCCTGCCGGGGAGGCGCCCACGGTGTCCAGCCTCACCAACGGCGCGACGTCCGTCAGCACCGGCCGCGGCGGCACCGCCACCACCCAGACCCTCCCGCCGTACTCGGTGACCACGCTGGTGCTGCACCCCTCGGCGGCCACCACGGGCGCCCCCACCGCTCCCGGGCAGCCCACCGTCGGCGGCGTCACCGACAGGACCGCCACCATCTCCTGGCCCGCCGCCGCACCGGGCGCCGCTCCCGTCGCCAAGTACGAGATCCACCGCCAGAACGGCGCCGTCTCCGAACAGCTCGGCGAGACCTCCGTCACCTCCTACGTGGTGCACAACCTGAACCCCGGCACCCGCTACACGGTCAACGTGATCGCCCGCGACACCGCCGGCCGCGTCTCCTGGGCCTCCGCGCCGCTCACCTTCACCACCGGCTCTCCCGACGAGAGCTCCTGTGCCGTACGCCTGACGGACACCGCCGACTGGGCCAGCGGGTTCGTCGGCAACGTCGACATCACCAACACCGGCACCGCCGCCCTCGACGGCTGGACCCTCAACTTCACCTGGCCCACCACCTGGCAGAGTGTCAGCAGCGGGTGGAGCGCCAACTGGACGCAGAGCGGGAAGTCGGTGACCGTCACCAGCACACCGGACAACCGCAAGCTCGCCCCCGGCGCCACCACCTCCATCGGCTTCGTCGGCGCCTACAGCGGTCCCAACGTCCTGCCCGCCGCCTTCACCCTGAACGGCACCGTCTGCACCACCCGGTGA
- a CDS encoding MarR family transcriptional regulator, with translation MNDSAAGRRPPTGTGSEQAPYANQEVRPETERTSGPRPQAGRPDPHARADEATPEEAVADEETERGSIITRLADLQRSLGRFFARDRSMPLMASTLTMQQFKVVMFLSFAGPTSGQELARHLGVGLATVTGIVDRVVAQGLVTRHEDPHDRRVRLVELTEAGRRLTGEIIEAGTGGYVRLLRRLDTETLRTMETVMRKIEDAMSDLHAEETVTDAVNDVIDDLSPGVAAHAGEVAEDPAATGGLSRRG, from the coding sequence GTGAACGACAGCGCAGCCGGGCGACGCCCCCCCACCGGAACGGGATCCGAACAGGCCCCGTACGCGAACCAGGAGGTGAGGCCGGAGACGGAGCGGACGAGCGGCCCCCGCCCCCAGGCCGGCCGCCCGGACCCCCACGCCCGCGCCGACGAGGCCACCCCCGAGGAGGCCGTCGCGGACGAGGAGACCGAGCGCGGATCGATCATCACCAGGCTCGCGGATCTCCAGCGTAGCCTGGGCCGCTTCTTCGCGCGCGACCGCTCCATGCCGCTGATGGCCTCCACGTTGACCATGCAGCAGTTCAAGGTCGTCATGTTCCTGTCGTTCGCCGGGCCCACCTCCGGCCAGGAGCTCGCCCGCCACCTCGGCGTCGGCCTGGCGACCGTCACGGGCATCGTCGACCGGGTGGTCGCGCAGGGCCTGGTCACCCGGCACGAGGACCCCCACGACCGCCGCGTACGCCTGGTCGAGCTCACGGAGGCGGGGCGGCGGCTCACCGGCGAGATCATCGAAGCCGGCACGGGCGGCTACGTCCGCCTTCTGCGGCGGCTCGACACCGAGACCCTGCGCACCATGGAAACGGTCATGCGCAAGATCGAGGACGCGATGAGCGACCTGCACGCCGAGGAGACCGTCACCGACGCCGTGAACGACGTCATCGACGACCTCTCCCCCGGCGTCGCCGCCCACGCCGGAGAGGTCGCGGAAGATCCGGCGGCCACCGGAGGACTCTCCCGGCGCGGCTGA
- a CDS encoding efflux RND transporter permease subunit — MTSLARLSLANRALVIMVALVLAGFGLFAIPSLKQQLFPSLEFPAAFTVASYPGAAPDIVEEQVTKPIESAFQGIAGVTDITSTSREGMSQVQVAYEYGTDVDQMTGKMQQAVSRIKAQLPAGVDPQVVAGSTDDIPVMAIAVGDGGDEHAMADKIERIMVPELQSIDGVRDVTVSGARAQQVVITPDLGRMALLGLSATAIPDLLRANGVSIPAGTLTEGGKSLTVQIGDPVRTVKDLENLYLTPASAPAGQPGGGRAGAGAAGGQGLPGQAPAGRSTQAAGASAVGAGAAAPVSAPKPVKPVKLGDVADVKIENAAATTITRTNGAPSLGVSVTMVPDGNAVRISHDVNDALPGLTRALGDSAELNVMFDQAPYVERSIEDLTTEGLLGLAFAVLIILVFLLSVRSTLVTAVSIPLSVVIALIALWAGDYSLNLLTLGALTIAVGRVVDDSIVVLENIKRHLAYGEEKRGAVLTAVREVSGAVTASTLTTVAVFLPIGFVGGLVGELFSSFAVTVTVALLASLLVALTVIPVLAYWFLKAPRLTPQEAQAVREDAERRELRSPLQRIYLPVLRFATRRRLVTVLIGVVVFAATMALAPKLKTNFLDSSGNDTTQISQRMPAGTDLATTDAAAKKIEEVLAADPKNVKSYQVTVGGGNRFLGGLGGASDRASYSVTLQEGVEAPVLEERLRERLKGLTGIGDVTVGGNGGGGGFNSDQVQVIVQGPDQDALKTAAASVRDAMAGVDGLRDVSSNLEDSIPRVEVHVDREKAAARGLTEAGIGQLVAQAFRGAPVGSIDVDGRSSDVILRGAGDAPRDLAAIRKLTVPTATGLVKLSDVADVVRADGPTQITRQDGDRTATVSGAADASNLGAITAKVTDKLKTLTLPAGVTYKIGGASSDQQKAFGDLGMAMLIAIAIVFMIMVATFRSLVQPLILLVSIPFAATGAIGLLLVTDTALGVPALIGMLMLIGIVVTNAIVLIDLINQYREQGLSVTEAVIEGGRRRLRPILMTAIATICALTPMALGVTGSGGFISQPLAIVVIGGLLSSTLLTLVLVPTLYVIVERLKERMRRAPARPGGDDGEVTVYDEEALEPAR, encoded by the coding sequence ATGACCTCCCTGGCCAGGCTGAGCCTTGCCAACCGCGCACTTGTGATCATGGTCGCGCTGGTGCTCGCGGGATTCGGCCTCTTCGCGATCCCCTCGCTGAAGCAACAGCTCTTCCCGTCCCTGGAGTTCCCGGCGGCCTTCACGGTGGCGAGCTATCCCGGCGCCGCTCCCGACATCGTGGAGGAGCAGGTCACCAAGCCGATCGAGAGCGCCTTCCAGGGCATCGCCGGCGTCACCGACATCACCTCCACCTCCCGTGAGGGGATGTCGCAGGTGCAGGTCGCCTACGAGTACGGCACCGACGTCGACCAGATGACCGGCAAGATGCAGCAGGCCGTGAGCCGGATCAAGGCGCAGCTTCCGGCCGGCGTCGACCCCCAGGTGGTGGCGGGCAGCACCGACGACATCCCGGTCATGGCGATCGCCGTGGGCGACGGCGGCGACGAGCACGCGATGGCAGACAAGATCGAGCGCATCATGGTGCCGGAGCTGCAGTCGATCGACGGCGTGCGCGACGTCACCGTCAGCGGCGCCCGCGCGCAGCAGGTCGTCATCACCCCCGATCTGGGCAGAATGGCTCTGCTGGGGCTCTCGGCCACCGCGATTCCCGACCTTCTGCGGGCCAACGGGGTGTCCATCCCGGCCGGCACGCTGACCGAGGGCGGCAAGTCGCTGACCGTGCAGATCGGCGATCCCGTCCGTACGGTCAAGGACCTGGAGAACCTGTACCTCACCCCCGCGAGCGCCCCGGCGGGCCAGCCGGGCGGGGGCCGGGCGGGGGCCGGCGCGGCCGGGGGACAGGGACTCCCCGGCCAGGCGCCGGCCGGCCGAAGCACCCAGGCAGCGGGCGCCTCGGCCGTGGGAGCCGGCGCGGCGGCGCCGGTCAGCGCGCCCAAGCCGGTCAAGCCGGTCAAGCTGGGCGACGTGGCCGACGTCAAGATCGAGAATGCCGCCGCGACCACCATCACCCGCACCAACGGCGCCCCCAGCCTCGGCGTCTCGGTCACCATGGTTCCCGACGGCAACGCGGTGCGGATCTCCCACGACGTCAACGACGCCCTCCCCGGGCTGACCCGCGCCCTCGGCGACAGCGCCGAGCTGAACGTCATGTTCGACCAGGCGCCGTACGTCGAGAGGTCCATCGAGGACCTCACCACCGAGGGCCTGCTGGGCCTGGCGTTCGCCGTGCTCATCATCCTGGTGTTCCTGCTGTCTGTGCGTTCGACGCTGGTCACGGCGGTGTCCATCCCGCTGTCGGTCGTGATCGCGCTGATCGCGCTGTGGGCGGGCGACTACTCGCTGAACCTGCTCACGCTGGGCGCGCTGACGATCGCGGTCGGCCGGGTCGTCGACGACTCCATCGTGGTGCTGGAGAACATCAAGCGCCATCTCGCCTACGGTGAGGAGAAACGGGGTGCGGTCCTGACGGCCGTACGCGAGGTGTCCGGCGCGGTCACCGCCTCCACGCTGACCACGGTCGCGGTGTTCCTGCCGATCGGCTTCGTCGGCGGGCTGGTCGGTGAGCTGTTCAGCTCCTTCGCCGTCACGGTCACCGTGGCGCTGCTGGCGTCGCTGCTGGTCGCGCTGACCGTCATCCCGGTCCTGGCGTACTGGTTCCTCAAGGCGCCGCGGCTCACCCCGCAGGAGGCGCAGGCCGTACGCGAGGACGCCGAGCGCAGGGAGCTGCGCAGCCCGCTGCAGCGGATCTACCTGCCGGTGCTGCGCTTCGCGACCCGGCGGCGCCTGGTGACGGTGCTCATCGGCGTCGTGGTGTTCGCCGCGACGATGGCGCTGGCGCCCAAGCTGAAGACCAACTTCCTCGACTCCTCCGGCAACGACACCACCCAGATCAGCCAGCGGATGCCGGCCGGGACCGACCTCGCGACCACCGACGCGGCCGCCAAGAAGATCGAGGAGGTGCTGGCCGCCGACCCGAAGAACGTGAAGTCCTACCAGGTGACGGTCGGCGGCGGCAACCGCTTCCTCGGCGGGCTGGGCGGCGCCTCCGACCGCGCCTCCTACTCCGTCACCCTGCAGGAGGGCGTGGAGGCGCCCGTCCTGGAGGAGCGGCTGCGCGAGCGGCTGAAGGGCCTGACCGGCATCGGCGACGTCACCGTCGGAGGCAACGGCGGCGGGGGCGGGTTCAACTCCGACCAGGTGCAGGTCATCGTGCAGGGGCCGGACCAGGACGCGCTGAAGACGGCCGCCGCCTCGGTCCGCGACGCCATGGCCGGCGTGGACGGACTGCGGGACGTCTCCTCCAACCTCGAAGACAGCATCCCCCGGGTCGAGGTGCACGTGGACCGCGAGAAGGCCGCGGCCCGCGGCCTGACCGAGGCCGGCATCGGGCAACTGGTCGCGCAGGCGTTCCGCGGCGCGCCGGTCGGCTCGATCGACGTGGACGGCCGCTCCAGCGACGTGATCCTTCGCGGAGCCGGTGACGCCCCCCGCGACCTCGCGGCGATAAGGAAGCTCACCGTTCCCACCGCGACCGGCCTGGTGAAGCTGTCCGACGTCGCCGACGTCGTCAGGGCCGACGGGCCGACCCAGATCACCCGCCAGGACGGCGACCGCACCGCGACCGTGTCGGGCGCGGCCGACGCCTCCAACCTGGGCGCGATCACCGCCAAGGTCACCGACAAGCTGAAGACCCTGACGCTGCCGGCCGGAGTGACGTACAAGATCGGCGGCGCGAGCTCCGACCAGCAGAAGGCCTTCGGCGACCTCGGCATGGCGATGCTGATCGCCATCGCGATCGTCTTCATGATCATGGTGGCGACGTTCCGCAGCCTGGTGCAGCCGCTGATCCTGCTGGTGTCGATCCCGTTCGCGGCGACCGGCGCCATCGGGCTGCTGCTGGTCACCGACACCGCGCTCGGCGTGCCCGCCCTGATCGGCATGCTGATGCTGATCGGCATCGTCGTCACCAACGCCATCGTGCTGATCGACCTGATCAACCAGTATCGCGAGCAGGGCCTCAGCGTGACCGAGGCGGTC
- a CDS encoding SDR family NAD(P)-dependent oxidoreductase, which produces MPIHVEELFSLTGRVALVTGGSSGIGYAMAESLGRAGAAVILVARRERELAEAAARLDGHGVRAATISADLGGRAAITRVCEEADGFFGDVDILVNDAAGNIRRPMADLTVGDYEQTIAVNLTAPFLLGQHFGPRMAARGWGRIINVGSQQSISAFGDSGVYGVSKAAVCGLTRSQAEAWSGSGVTANTIVPGFVLTPLNAAAQAVPGRVEAMAARTMTGRNGVPGDFRGVAVFLASDAASYVTGQAICVDGGFSVH; this is translated from the coding sequence GTGCCGATCCACGTCGAAGAGCTCTTCTCGCTGACCGGCCGGGTAGCCCTGGTCACCGGAGGCAGTTCCGGCATCGGATACGCGATGGCGGAGTCCCTCGGGCGGGCGGGGGCGGCCGTGATCCTGGTCGCCCGCCGGGAGAGGGAACTCGCCGAGGCCGCCGCCCGGCTCGACGGCCACGGCGTGCGGGCCGCGACGATCAGCGCCGACCTCGGCGGCCGCGCCGCGATCACCCGCGTGTGTGAGGAAGCGGACGGATTCTTCGGCGACGTCGACATCCTCGTCAACGACGCCGCCGGCAACATCCGCAGGCCCATGGCCGACCTCACCGTCGGCGACTACGAGCAGACCATCGCCGTCAACCTCACCGCGCCGTTCCTGCTCGGGCAGCACTTCGGCCCCCGCATGGCCGCCCGCGGCTGGGGACGGATCATCAACGTCGGCTCCCAGCAGTCGATCAGCGCCTTCGGCGACAGCGGCGTCTACGGCGTGTCCAAGGCCGCCGTGTGCGGGCTGACCCGTTCACAGGCCGAGGCGTGGTCGGGCAGCGGAGTCACCGCCAACACGATCGTGCCGGGATTCGTGCTGACTCCGCTCAACGCTGCCGCCCAGGCCGTTCCCGGGCGGGTGGAGGCGATGGCCGCCCGGACCATGACCGGCCGCAACGGCGTCCCGGGCGACTTCCGCGGCGTGGCCGTGTTCCTCGCCTCCGACGCCGCGTCGTACGTCACCGGCCAGGCCATCTGCGTCGACGGCGGCTTCAGCGTCCACTAG
- a CDS encoding pyridoxamine 5'-phosphate oxidase family protein, protein MASWQEIETEIPALAARVLASMGKGRHKTMATLRRDGSPRISGTEVEFKDGEVWLGSMPGARKALDLRRDPRVAIHSPSVDPDEGEPASWDGEAKLAGRAVEVTDPAAREAYGVPPEEDSHLFRVDVTEVVHTRVDESGEHLVIEMWHEGAGHRVVRRR, encoded by the coding sequence ATGGCTTCCTGGCAGGAGATCGAAACGGAGATTCCCGCGCTGGCGGCGCGCGTGCTGGCGAGCATGGGAAAGGGCAGGCACAAGACGATGGCGACGCTGCGGCGGGACGGCTCGCCGCGCATCAGCGGCACCGAGGTGGAGTTCAAGGACGGGGAGGTGTGGCTGGGGTCGATGCCGGGGGCGAGGAAGGCGCTCGACCTGCGCCGCGATCCGCGGGTGGCGATCCACAGCCCCTCCGTCGACCCGGACGAGGGCGAACCGGCCTCCTGGGACGGCGAGGCCAAGCTGGCCGGGCGGGCCGTCGAGGTCACCGACCCGGCCGCGCGCGAGGCGTACGGAGTGCCGCCGGAGGAGGACTCCCACCTGTTCCGGGTCGACGTGACCGAGGTGGTCCACACGCGCGTGGACGAGTCGGGGGAGCACCTGGTGATCGAGATGTGGCACGAGGGCGCCGGTCACCGGGTGGTCCGCCGCCGCTGA